From Brassica oleracea var. oleracea cultivar TO1000 chromosome C3, BOL, whole genome shotgun sequence, a single genomic window includes:
- the LOC106333102 gene encoding uncharacterized protein LOC106333102 — protein MCLVCLCDDEETELGRQQAPGSCPYCGGKVQMLDVERKWMFCFVPLCFKIKRKYVCSSCDRRLVLYH, from the coding sequence ATGTGTTTGGTTTGTTTATGCGATGACGAAGAGACAGAGTTAGGGAGACAACAAGCACCTGGGTCATGTCCGTATTGTGGAGGTAAAGTGCAAATGCTTGATGTCGAAAGAAAATGGATGTTTTGTTTCGTTCCCCTCTGTTTCAAGATCAAGAGGAAGTATGTGTGTTCTTCTTGCGATCGTCGTCTCGTTTTGTATCATTAA